Proteins encoded in a region of the Onthophagus taurus isolate NC chromosome 10, IU_Otau_3.0, whole genome shotgun sequence genome:
- the LOC111418410 gene encoding cytochrome P450 4C1-like isoform X2, protein MFYALVIFGVILLWVLKNHMKWRKEILNHIEKIDGPKAYPFIGTLYLFFGVKRSDVYKTICTTAEQYKPVFRTWTKSTPEVHIMKPEHIEIVLRSSVLITKGKIYELIRPWLGEGLLISTGAKWFQRRKMITPAFHFRILEHYMEVFVEKSKQLVNILESKSNGEIFDIYPYITHCALDIICETAMGVSVNAMDDVTGNSYVDSLYRASELIIRRRFTPWYHSNLYYLFPEGKEFQKHLNVLHGFTSKVIGDRKQILKDNPNKKINPTFDDMLTSSKKRLSFLDLLLSANETIPDKDIREEVDTFMFEGHDTTTAGICWSLFLIGNNQDVQGKVYEELKQILGDKKCPESISDLSDLKYLECCIKEALRIYPSVPFISRKVTEDIEINGYKIPKGVYCNLHIHKVHRDPEIYPDPMKFDPDRFLPENTAKRHPYAYVPFSAGPRNCIGQKFAMYEEKTILAAILTSYKITTIDSQSTVNELAELIMRPEQGVRIRLQKR, encoded by the exons ATGTTCTACGCTTTGGTAATTTTTGGAGTCATCCTCTTGTGGGTTCTCAAAAATCATATGAAATGgcgaaaagaaattttgaatcatatcgaaaaaattgatGGCCCAAAAGCTTACCCTTTTATAGGTACTCTGTATTTATTCTTCGGGGTGAAACGATCTG atgtttataaaacaatttgtaCCACCGCTGAACAATATAAGCCAGTCTTTAGAACTTGGACTAAATCTACACCGGAAGTACATATAATGAAACCCGAACACATCGAAATCGTTCTGCGTAGTTCTGTTTTGATCACGAAAGGAAAAATTTATGAACTAATTCGTCCTTGGTTGGGAGAAGGGTTGTTGATTAGTACTG GTGCAAAATGGTTCCAACGAAGAAAAATGATCACCCCAGCTTTTCACTTTCGCATTTTAGAGCATTACATGGAAGTTTTCGTCGAAAAAAGCAAACAACTCGTTAATATACTTGAAAGTAAGTCAAATGgggaaattttcgatatttatcCCTACATAACTCATTGTGCTTTGGATATAATTTGTGAAACGGCCATGGGGGTTTCAGTAAATGCGATGGATGATGTAACAGGAAATTCTTACGTTGATTCGTTATATAg AGCTAGCGAATTAATAATAAGACGCAGATTCACTCCTTGGTACCACTccaatctttattatttattcccCGAAGGAAAAGAGTTCCAAAAACACCTCAACGTTCTCCATGGATTTACAAGCAAAGTTATCGGAGATcggaaacaaattttaaaagataacccaaacaaaaaaataaacccaaCCTTCGATGACATGTTAACATCATCGAAAAAGCGGTTATCTTTCCTCGATTTGCTCTTATCAGCCAACGAAACCATCCCAGACAAAGATATCAGGGAAGAAGTAGACACCTTTATGTTTGAAGGGCATGATACAACAACCGCAGGAATTTGTTGGAGCTTATTTTTGATAGGAAATAATCAAGATGTTCAAGGTAAAGTTTATGaggaattaaaacaaattcttGGTGACAAAAAATGTCCTGAATCAATCAGCGATTTAAGCGACTTAAAATATTTGGAGTGTTGCATCAAAGAGGCTTTAAGAATTTACCCCAGCGTTCCATTCATCTCAAGAAAAGTTACCGAAGACATCGAAATAAATGGTTACAAAATTCCTAAAGGTGTTTATTGCAACTTGCATATTCATAAAGTCCATAGGGATCCAGAAATTTATCCGGATCCGATGAAATTCGATCCTGATCGGTTTTTACCTGAAAATACCGCAAAACGACATCCCTATGCTTACGTTCCTTTCAGCGCTGGACCAAGAAATTGCATTg gTCAAAAATTTGCGATGTATgaagaaaaaacgattttagcAGCAATTTTAACGTCTTATAAAATCACAACGATTGATTCTCAAAGCACCGTTAATGAATTGGCCGAACTCATCATGAGACCTGAACAAGGAGTTAGAATTCGTTTGCAGAAGAGATAA
- the LOC111418410 gene encoding cytochrome P450 4C1-like isoform X1: MVQSTTLIVINHFTREHEIQFYPLSIDDRSIKILSIKKMYYYFIVAFVIAILWWIKNRVKYEKEIVQYVDKLPGPKAYPLIGTFYVFFGVKRNDVFKVMKGISEKYGPLYRTWAKSSPEVNIMKPEYFELVMKSSTLITKGKIYDFMFPWLGDGLLISSGAKWFQRRKMITPAFHFRILEHYMEVFVEKSKQLVNILESKSNGEIFDIYPYITHCALDIICETAMGVSVNAMDDVTGNSYVDSLYRASELIIRRRFTPWYHSNLYYLFPEGKEFQKHLNVLHGFTSKVIGDRKQILKDNPNKKINPTFDDMLTSSKKRLSFLDLLLSANETIPDKDIREEVDTFMFEGHDTTTAGICWSLFLIGNNQDVQGKVYEELKQILGDKKCPESISDLSDLKYLECCIKEALRIYPSVPFISRKVTEDIEINGYKIPKGVYCNLHIHKVHRDPEIYPDPMKFDPDRFLPENTAKRHPYAYVPFSAGPRNCIGQKFAMYEEKTILAAILTSYKITTIDSQSTVNELAELIMRPEQGVRIRLQKR; encoded by the exons ATGGTACAAAGTACAACTTTAATCGTTATAAATCACTTCACACGCGAGCATGAGATTCAGTTTTACCCACTCTCTATAGATGACCGTTCAATTAAGATATtaagcattaaaaaaatgtattactaTTTCATAGTCGCATTTGTTATTGCGATTTTGTGGTGgataaaaaatcgtgtaaaatatgaaaaagaaattgtgcAATATGTTGATAAATTACCAGGGCCGAAAGCTTATCCATTAATCGGGACTTTCTACGTgttttttggtgttaaaagaaatg aTGTGTTTAAAGTAATGAAAGGAATCTCTGAGAAATACGGACCTCTTTATCGAACGTGGGCGAAATCATCACCCGAAGTGAACATCATGAAACCAGAATATTTCGAATTAGTCATGAAAAGCTCAACTTTGATTACAAAAggaaaaatttatgattttatgtTCCCTTGGTTAGGAGATGGGTTATTAATAAGTTCTG GTGCAAAATGGTTCCAACGAAGAAAAATGATCACCCCAGCTTTTCACTTTCGCATTTTAGAGCATTACATGGAAGTTTTCGTCGAAAAAAGCAAACAACTCGTTAATATACTTGAAAGTAAGTCAAATGgggaaattttcgatatttatcCCTACATAACTCATTGTGCTTTGGATATAATTTGTGAAACGGCCATGGGGGTTTCAGTAAATGCGATGGATGATGTAACAGGAAATTCTTACGTTGATTCGTTATATAg AGCTAGCGAATTAATAATAAGACGCAGATTCACTCCTTGGTACCACTccaatctttattatttattcccCGAAGGAAAAGAGTTCCAAAAACACCTCAACGTTCTCCATGGATTTACAAGCAAAGTTATCGGAGATcggaaacaaattttaaaagataacccaaacaaaaaaataaacccaaCCTTCGATGACATGTTAACATCATCGAAAAAGCGGTTATCTTTCCTCGATTTGCTCTTATCAGCCAACGAAACCATCCCAGACAAAGATATCAGGGAAGAAGTAGACACCTTTATGTTTGAAGGGCATGATACAACAACCGCAGGAATTTGTTGGAGCTTATTTTTGATAGGAAATAATCAAGATGTTCAAGGTAAAGTTTATGaggaattaaaacaaattcttGGTGACAAAAAATGTCCTGAATCAATCAGCGATTTAAGCGACTTAAAATATTTGGAGTGTTGCATCAAAGAGGCTTTAAGAATTTACCCCAGCGTTCCATTCATCTCAAGAAAAGTTACCGAAGACATCGAAATAAATGGTTACAAAATTCCTAAAGGTGTTTATTGCAACTTGCATATTCATAAAGTCCATAGGGATCCAGAAATTTATCCGGATCCGATGAAATTCGATCCTGATCGGTTTTTACCTGAAAATACCGCAAAACGACATCCCTATGCTTACGTTCCTTTCAGCGCTGGACCAAGAAATTGCATTg gTCAAAAATTTGCGATGTATgaagaaaaaacgattttagcAGCAATTTTAACGTCTTATAAAATCACAACGATTGATTCTCAAAGCACCGTTAATGAATTGGCCGAACTCATCATGAGACCTGAACAAGGAGTTAGAATTCGTTTGCAGAAGAGATAA